AGTATACATCATCTCTCATGTGACTAGTCATAGAGAATACACTTCAAagtaaaaaactaatttttgtaCATATACTTTTTTGACTTGACCatgattaattattatatgttaATCATTTTATGAATACTTTATTAAGATATGTCCTAGTAGTAATTGACCTCCTAgatttagttgattttatattgataTTGCAACGATTATTTACACcataaaatatactatataATTCAAATTCTAGTAAAGAACACGTTTACTAGTCAACGCCAGCTGCTACCTAAAATATTCAAGACTTTGGAAGAATAGAAGTGTTTTTCAAGACTGAGGGGTCCCTCTTTTCAACCATTTTAACAGCTAATAGAagtgtttttctatttttcttttcaccaCCAATGAGGGAGAAATGTCTTTTCTTAAAGCATAAGAGAATATTTTTCAATTCCTCTGTTTATCTTCCTTCATTTCTCGTTAACTCTTGCTGTACGCACAAGCTGACTCGGCatcacaattaaaaaaaaaaaaaagaacggaTGCTAGCTAAGACCatcaaaaaaggaagaaaattccAATAATCTTCCTAATCAATTGAAATTTTTGTGCTTGCCTATTTTGACAAGGTCAACTTTTCAACAGTTTAACAAACAAAATGACTTAAACTTTGttaacataattcaaatatctttaCAAAAAACTTTCATACTAGAACAATAGTTCTTCAATGGCTTGCCTAAAAATCCTACTATTTTTCCTCTTCATAACCATTTCTTTTGCCCAAAACACCACAATTTTTCAAGGCCAACACCTTAGAGTTGGAGAAAAATTGGAATCACCAAACAAAGAATTCAGGCTTGAGTTTTTTAGCCTTGATGGcaataaaacacaatatatagGCATATTCTACAATTTACCCTCTAACATGACCTTATACCCCGGTGATGATCGCCCCGTTTGGGTTGCAAATCGCGATATTCCAATACAATATGCATCAGGTAACACTCTCACATTGGATGATGatggaaatttgaaaattttctatgGAGAGGATAGTTTTGTTATGTTAAGTTCTTATAATGTAACAACAAGAAATGCAAGTGCTACACTATTTGATAATGGAAATTTTGTGTTAGTGGAATTGAATAGTAATGGTTTAGAGAACAAAACATTGTGGCAAAGTTTTGATTATCCTACTGATACACTGTTACCTGGGATGAAACTAGGGAGAAATGTTAAAACAGGACAGATGTGGTCACTGGTTTCTTGGATAAGCAAAGATGTACCTGCCTCGGGGTCATTTACGTTTGGTATAGATCCGATTGACACTGACCAATTGATAATATGGTGGATGGGAAGTGTGTTTTGGACGAGTGGACGCTGGGGAAATGAGACGTTTGGTAATGTATCGCGAGTATCACACTATGAGTATGTTAACTTGAGTTATGTTTCGACAGTGGATGAGAAGTATGTGACTTATTCGGTTAGTGAGACTCGAACTTTGTCTAGATATGTAATGGATACATTTGGTTTTATTAAGGAAAGAGGAGCAGCAGGACCTTTTGGGGTGTGCTTTTACAAGCCTAGTCCTGGTTGTGTGACAGAAGAATCGATAGGGTGCTCGATAAGAAACAATTCGTGGTTCAAGAGAAGGACAAATAATGTATCTGGTAATAGATTTAGGTTTGAAGACAACAACATGAGTTTATTTGATTGCAAGAGACAGTGTGAGAAAAACTGTTCTTGTGCTGCTTTTGCCTCTATCACAGCTACTGGAACTGGTTGTGATATTTGGAGTAACGTATCGATTTTGAACTCACTTGAATCGGATGTTTTCATTCTTGATGACGAAAGAGGTATATTCATATTTACTTCGTTGTCTTTTTTATGCTGTTGTCGTGTGACCAGGAGGTAAGGCTGCGTACAGTTGACTCTTGTGGTCCAGGGAAGTGGATCGTTTCTATGTCTAGCAAGTAACTAGAGTTAGTAAAGCGGACTCTAACGATGAATTGTTCAATGTGTTTTTATAGATTTGGTGCCAATAAGAAATCGGAGCAGCACAAATGTACCAAGCACAATCTCACTTCCTCCAGATTTAGCACCAGAACCATCTCCTAATTCAACGTCAGGATCGTCTAAAGGAACTTGTATGTATTTGTGTATAAATCTTGCTCTTGAACTATTGTATATGATTGAAGGTGAAAACCTTTTTTTGATTGTTTCCTCGATATAGTCTATTTAATAAAGAACTACACGTTTTAGGCACGTATTCTTTGGTTGTATCATCATTACACGATCTAGTCCTTGTTACGAGTATACACAGACCTTACACAATCTGCACTGTTTTCCTTTTTACTTGTCATGCTTTCTGCACTGTCGTTTTATCCGTTTGCATAACTACTTTGATTTGTTGCTCTTGAGCCGAGGGTCCTTCagaaacagcctctctacctccacattgtaggggtaaggtctgtgtATACTCTACCCTCTCCAGACTCCACTTGTGGAATTTCACTCgttatgttgttttgttgttgatGTCTCATTGTGTTGATGCAGCAACAAAATGGTGGATATGGCTTATAGCTGCAATCGGTTTGACACTACTCGTAGGACTTAGCTCCCTATGCTACTTTCTATACGGAAAAGGTGAGCACTCGAAGAATTTAGCTAGAATCTTGCACCAGTAAAATTCAAGTATTGTTGCTCGGACTCTGCTAACATGCAAGCCACAGTACTACTCTTGTCGGATCCTTAAAAAAACACTACTTTTGACGGATCTAACACACACCaaacaacattttttaaaagtccGAGCAATATAGAAATGCTACACTTGGGTTCTGATCCCCACAACTTCCTCTTTCACTATCAGGGAAAGCAAAAGCAGCAGCTTTGTTATTGCTTAATCAAACAGCAAATGTATCTAAAAAGAGAAAAGTAGACAAGAAAATGAGCCATGAAGTGCAGTTATACAGCCTCGAGAGCCTAGCAATCGCCACAGACAATTTTTCACCAGGAAATAAGCTCGGGGAAGGTGGATTCGGACCAGTTTACAAGGTAAACATGACACATTTTATATGAATATGATTCACGGAAGCATAAATACTTAAAcgagtaattttttttcaggGAGAAATGCTTGATGGACAAGAAGTAGCTATAAAAAGACTTTCGACTAGTTCAGGACAAGGCCTATTGGAgtt
This portion of the Solanum pennellii chromosome 12, SPENNV200 genome encodes:
- the LOC107007321 gene encoding G-type lectin S-receptor-like serine/threonine-protein kinase CES101, coding for MACLKILLFFLFITISFAQNTTIFQGQHLRVGEKLESPNKEFRLEFFSLDGNKTQYIGIFYNLPSNMTLYPGDDRPVWVANRDIPIQYASGNTLTLDDDGNLKIFYGEDSFVMLSSYNVTTRNASATLFDNGNFVLVELNSNGLENKTLWQSFDYPTDTLLPGMKLGRNVKTGQMWSLVSWISKDVPASGSFTFGIDPIDTDQLIIWWMGSVFWTSGRWGNETFGNVSRVSHYEYVNLSYVSTVDEKYVTYSVSETRTLSRYVMDTFGFIKERGAAGPFGVCFYKPSPGCVTEESIGCSIRNNSWFKRRTNNVSGNRFRFEDNNMSLFDCKRQCEKNCSCAAFASITATGTGCDIWSNVSILNSLESDVFILDDERDLVPIRNRSSTNVPSTISLPPDLAPEPSPNSTSGSSKGTSTKWWIWLIAAIGLTLLVGLSSLCYFLYGKGKAKAAALLLLNQTANVSKKRKVDKKMSHEVQLYSLESLAIATDNFSPGNKLGEGGFGPVYKGEMLDGQEVAIKRLSTSSGQGLLEFKNEILLIAKLQHTNLVRLLGYCTQREERILVYEYMHNKSLDFFLFDSNKKELLNWETRFRIIEGIAQGILYLHKYSRLKVIHRDLKASNILLDAEMNPKISDFGMARIFGTQESEANTKRIVGTHGYMSPEYALRGIVSTKTDVFSFGVLLLEIVSGKKNNSCYDTEHPLNLIGLAWELWREERALELIDATLIESCSRDEVMRCIHVGLLCVQDYAKDRPSMSNVVSMLMNDTKQPPPPPQRPGFFIERGDQRAEISEEVVRYSINGLSISELRAR